A genomic window from Anticarsia gemmatalis isolate Benzon Research Colony breed Stoneville strain chromosome 6, ilAntGemm2 primary, whole genome shotgun sequence includes:
- the LOC142973919 gene encoding solute carrier family 22 member 13-like isoform X1 — protein MALRVHAHTIKNHVVIASKFRGDPVKIIMESEVISNRSRSRSTDNLLSSDSKDDYVVKSIGAFGPWQAKVCVIAAFVRSIGIWNMLSIVFLTPTTQFSCVKFENSATFDVKNSTCYDDCVEYEFHEDLMFEKNLISEFHLICNDGWKASLTQTVIMFGFLVGVSLFGWVSDRYGRRIGLIISSSINVILMLAVPLSPSYWFFNGLRFFIGMASGGTMVISLVFIIEVVGPQYREAAGSLAIMPDGLAQALLSAFAYFAVDWRMYLLEYSAVSMFIYIFIALLPETPRWLMAKGKADEALHVMSTAAKRNNLNKTVNEVQDNILRAFDDMMINDKVIRKFTYLDLFRNKDLAFKTVASVVIWISAGACYFGINQYITFIGSNLYVTVIILGCIQMPTCPLAMILNKSFGRKVSIVGTFSIIGITMTILVFVPPGHTGCTILGIIGFAATCTTFGVLCVYVSELFPTPLRTMAFGLSSAGAKIGAMVAPFIATINPHWIPSVVFAVLPFVASIFCVLLPETKGKKLPDMI, from the exons atGGCGCTTCGAGTCCACGCACACACAATAAAAAATCATGTTGTGATAGCATCAAAATTTCGTGGAGATCCAGTTAAAATTATCATGGAAAGTGAAGTGATTTCAAACAGAAGTCGGAGTCGCAGTACAGACAATCTACTAAGCAGTGATTCTAAAGACGATTATGTAGTGAAATCTATTGGTGCGTTTGGCCCTTGGCAAGCCAAAGTATGTGTTATAGCAGCATTTGTTAGATCCATAGGTATATGGAACATGTTATCAATAGTATTCCTAACACCTACAACACAATTTTCGTGtgttaaatttgaaaatagtgCTACATTTGATGTTAAAAATTCTACGTGTTATGATGATTGTGTGGAGTATGAGTTTCATGAAGATCTTATGTTTGAGAAGAATCTTATATCGGAGTTCCATCTCATTTGTAACGATGGATGGAAAGCAAGTTTGACTCAGACTGTTATTATGTTCGGGTTTTTGGTTGGTGTGTCGCTGTTTGGATGGGTTTCAGACAG ataCGGTCGCCGAATAGGACTAATAATATCGTCATCAATAAACGTCATACTTATGTTAGCGGTACCTTTATCTCCCAGCTACTGGTTTTTCAATGGCCTAAGATTCTTTATAGGCATGGCTTCTGGAGGGACTATGGTCATAAGCCTGGTCTTCATTATAGAAGTGGTTGGACCACAGTACAGGGAAGCAGCTGGGAGCCTAGCAATCATGCCAGATGGACTTGCCCAAGCACTGCTATCAGCCTTTGCGTATTTCGCAGTAGATTGGAGAATGTATCTTCTGGAATACAGCGCTGtgtcaatgtttatttatatatttattgcgtTGTTACCTGAGACGCCGAGATGGTTGATGGCTAAAGGTAAAGCTGATGAAGCGCTTCATGTTATGTCTACAGCTGCTAAAAG AAACAATCTCAACAAAACAGTTAACGAAGTACAAGACAACATCCTCAGAGCATTCGACGACATGATGATCAACGACAAAGTGATCCGCAAGTTTACTTACTTAGATCTGTTCAGGAATAAAGACTTGGCTTTCAAGACGGTCGCTTCTGTTGTTATATGGATCTCTGCCGGAGCTTGTTACTTTGGAATCAACCagtatattacttttattggtTCTAATTTGTATGTTACTGTCATCATTTTGGGGTGTATACAG atgcCAACATGTCCTCTAGCTATGATATTAAACAAATCATTCGGAAGGAAGGTGTCCATAGTAGGAACATTCTCCATCATTGGGATCACAATGACTATCCTAGTATTTGTACCACCGGGTCATACAGGATGTACAATCCTAGGTATTATAGGCTTTGCAGCAACCTGTACTACATTCGGAGTTTTATGCGTCTACGTTTCCGAGTTGTTCCCTACTCCATTGCGCACTATGGCCTTCGGTTTAAGTTCTGCTGGTGCTAAAATAGGAGCAATGGTTGCGCCGTTTATCGCAACTATCAATCCACATTGGATACCTTCGGTAGTGTTTGCTGTTTTACCGTTTGTTGCTTCTATATTTTGTGTTCTATTACCTGAGACTAAAGGTAAGAAATTGCCTGATATGATTTGA
- the LOC142973919 gene encoding solute carrier family 22 member 13-like isoform X2, with protein MESEVISNRSRSRSTDNLLSSDSKDDYVVKSIGAFGPWQAKVCVIAAFVRSIGIWNMLSIVFLTPTTQFSCVKFENSATFDVKNSTCYDDCVEYEFHEDLMFEKNLISEFHLICNDGWKASLTQTVIMFGFLVGVSLFGWVSDRYGRRIGLIISSSINVILMLAVPLSPSYWFFNGLRFFIGMASGGTMVISLVFIIEVVGPQYREAAGSLAIMPDGLAQALLSAFAYFAVDWRMYLLEYSAVSMFIYIFIALLPETPRWLMAKGKADEALHVMSTAAKRNNLNKTVNEVQDNILRAFDDMMINDKVIRKFTYLDLFRNKDLAFKTVASVVIWISAGACYFGINQYITFIGSNLYVTVIILGCIQMPTCPLAMILNKSFGRKVSIVGTFSIIGITMTILVFVPPGHTGCTILGIIGFAATCTTFGVLCVYVSELFPTPLRTMAFGLSSAGAKIGAMVAPFIATINPHWIPSVVFAVLPFVASIFCVLLPETKGKKLPDMI; from the exons ATGGAAAGTGAAGTGATTTCAAACAGAAGTCGGAGTCGCAGTACAGACAATCTACTAAGCAGTGATTCTAAAGACGATTATGTAGTGAAATCTATTGGTGCGTTTGGCCCTTGGCAAGCCAAAGTATGTGTTATAGCAGCATTTGTTAGATCCATAGGTATATGGAACATGTTATCAATAGTATTCCTAACACCTACAACACAATTTTCGTGtgttaaatttgaaaatagtgCTACATTTGATGTTAAAAATTCTACGTGTTATGATGATTGTGTGGAGTATGAGTTTCATGAAGATCTTATGTTTGAGAAGAATCTTATATCGGAGTTCCATCTCATTTGTAACGATGGATGGAAAGCAAGTTTGACTCAGACTGTTATTATGTTCGGGTTTTTGGTTGGTGTGTCGCTGTTTGGATGGGTTTCAGACAG ataCGGTCGCCGAATAGGACTAATAATATCGTCATCAATAAACGTCATACTTATGTTAGCGGTACCTTTATCTCCCAGCTACTGGTTTTTCAATGGCCTAAGATTCTTTATAGGCATGGCTTCTGGAGGGACTATGGTCATAAGCCTGGTCTTCATTATAGAAGTGGTTGGACCACAGTACAGGGAAGCAGCTGGGAGCCTAGCAATCATGCCAGATGGACTTGCCCAAGCACTGCTATCAGCCTTTGCGTATTTCGCAGTAGATTGGAGAATGTATCTTCTGGAATACAGCGCTGtgtcaatgtttatttatatatttattgcgtTGTTACCTGAGACGCCGAGATGGTTGATGGCTAAAGGTAAAGCTGATGAAGCGCTTCATGTTATGTCTACAGCTGCTAAAAG AAACAATCTCAACAAAACAGTTAACGAAGTACAAGACAACATCCTCAGAGCATTCGACGACATGATGATCAACGACAAAGTGATCCGCAAGTTTACTTACTTAGATCTGTTCAGGAATAAAGACTTGGCTTTCAAGACGGTCGCTTCTGTTGTTATATGGATCTCTGCCGGAGCTTGTTACTTTGGAATCAACCagtatattacttttattggtTCTAATTTGTATGTTACTGTCATCATTTTGGGGTGTATACAG atgcCAACATGTCCTCTAGCTATGATATTAAACAAATCATTCGGAAGGAAGGTGTCCATAGTAGGAACATTCTCCATCATTGGGATCACAATGACTATCCTAGTATTTGTACCACCGGGTCATACAGGATGTACAATCCTAGGTATTATAGGCTTTGCAGCAACCTGTACTACATTCGGAGTTTTATGCGTCTACGTTTCCGAGTTGTTCCCTACTCCATTGCGCACTATGGCCTTCGGTTTAAGTTCTGCTGGTGCTAAAATAGGAGCAATGGTTGCGCCGTTTATCGCAACTATCAATCCACATTGGATACCTTCGGTAGTGTTTGCTGTTTTACCGTTTGTTGCTTCTATATTTTGTGTTCTATTACCTGAGACTAAAGGTAAGAAATTGCCTGATATGATTTGA
- the LOC142973919 gene encoding solute carrier family 22 member 13-like isoform X3 → MLSIVFLTPTTQFSCVKFENSATFDVKNSTCYDDCVEYEFHEDLMFEKNLISEFHLICNDGWKASLTQTVIMFGFLVGVSLFGWVSDRYGRRIGLIISSSINVILMLAVPLSPSYWFFNGLRFFIGMASGGTMVISLVFIIEVVGPQYREAAGSLAIMPDGLAQALLSAFAYFAVDWRMYLLEYSAVSMFIYIFIALLPETPRWLMAKGKADEALHVMSTAAKRNNLNKTVNEVQDNILRAFDDMMINDKVIRKFTYLDLFRNKDLAFKTVASVVIWISAGACYFGINQYITFIGSNLYVTVIILGCIQMPTCPLAMILNKSFGRKVSIVGTFSIIGITMTILVFVPPGHTGCTILGIIGFAATCTTFGVLCVYVSELFPTPLRTMAFGLSSAGAKIGAMVAPFIATINPHWIPSVVFAVLPFVASIFCVLLPETKGKKLPDMI, encoded by the exons ATGTTATCAATAGTATTCCTAACACCTACAACACAATTTTCGTGtgttaaatttgaaaatagtgCTACATTTGATGTTAAAAATTCTACGTGTTATGATGATTGTGTGGAGTATGAGTTTCATGAAGATCTTATGTTTGAGAAGAATCTTATATCGGAGTTCCATCTCATTTGTAACGATGGATGGAAAGCAAGTTTGACTCAGACTGTTATTATGTTCGGGTTTTTGGTTGGTGTGTCGCTGTTTGGATGGGTTTCAGACAG ataCGGTCGCCGAATAGGACTAATAATATCGTCATCAATAAACGTCATACTTATGTTAGCGGTACCTTTATCTCCCAGCTACTGGTTTTTCAATGGCCTAAGATTCTTTATAGGCATGGCTTCTGGAGGGACTATGGTCATAAGCCTGGTCTTCATTATAGAAGTGGTTGGACCACAGTACAGGGAAGCAGCTGGGAGCCTAGCAATCATGCCAGATGGACTTGCCCAAGCACTGCTATCAGCCTTTGCGTATTTCGCAGTAGATTGGAGAATGTATCTTCTGGAATACAGCGCTGtgtcaatgtttatttatatatttattgcgtTGTTACCTGAGACGCCGAGATGGTTGATGGCTAAAGGTAAAGCTGATGAAGCGCTTCATGTTATGTCTACAGCTGCTAAAAG AAACAATCTCAACAAAACAGTTAACGAAGTACAAGACAACATCCTCAGAGCATTCGACGACATGATGATCAACGACAAAGTGATCCGCAAGTTTACTTACTTAGATCTGTTCAGGAATAAAGACTTGGCTTTCAAGACGGTCGCTTCTGTTGTTATATGGATCTCTGCCGGAGCTTGTTACTTTGGAATCAACCagtatattacttttattggtTCTAATTTGTATGTTACTGTCATCATTTTGGGGTGTATACAG atgcCAACATGTCCTCTAGCTATGATATTAAACAAATCATTCGGAAGGAAGGTGTCCATAGTAGGAACATTCTCCATCATTGGGATCACAATGACTATCCTAGTATTTGTACCACCGGGTCATACAGGATGTACAATCCTAGGTATTATAGGCTTTGCAGCAACCTGTACTACATTCGGAGTTTTATGCGTCTACGTTTCCGAGTTGTTCCCTACTCCATTGCGCACTATGGCCTTCGGTTTAAGTTCTGCTGGTGCTAAAATAGGAGCAATGGTTGCGCCGTTTATCGCAACTATCAATCCACATTGGATACCTTCGGTAGTGTTTGCTGTTTTACCGTTTGTTGCTTCTATATTTTGTGTTCTATTACCTGAGACTAAAGGTAAGAAATTGCCTGATATGATTTGA